From Xylanibacter oryzae DSM 17970, a single genomic window includes:
- a CDS encoding outer membrane beta-barrel protein — protein sequence MRRILLLIVIVFISSAYTSAQQRKISGKLIDADTNEAIMQTTIQLLKSDSTFIGGSVTSDDGIFNVAAPSNGRYLIKISNVGYPTIYKKITMAGDKNIDMGTIVYKAKTIMLKGAVVTAHMAKVQVKKDTFMYNADAYRTPEGSAIEELVKKLPGAQIDDNGKITINGKEVKKILVDGKEFFTGDTKTALKNLPTSIIEKIKAYDEKSDLAKATGIDDGNDQTVLDFGVKRGMKKGFFMNADVADGTHDRYSGRVMGAKMQDDMRYMMFSNANNTNDMGFPGGGRGGAFGGGNQQGLNSSKMLGLNINYDNGKTFSLNGGIRWNHSDGDQRIRQSTENFVTANGAFSNSLSQQYSRSDTWNGNARLEWKPDSMTDILFRPTFSYTTSDSRSVSSSASYNVDPYLYVTDPLALESIQKLASDSMMVNTRFNNSVSNSNSKNVSGTLQINRRLNDKGRSITLVTSGGYSTSDSKSISSSNVTLYQLKNSLGLDSLYQTNRYNVTPSKNWNYSVQGTYSEPIAKSIFLQMSYQFQYKYSKSDRATYDFSHLNGISFQDIIPSYGGWDSYFNRFVTTSNPIENYEDKNLSRYSEYKNYIQDIELMLRVIKQKYNFNIGVQVEPQNNKFIQKYQGVQTDTTRTVTNITPTFDFRYKFSDVSQLRINYRGSSTQPGMSDLLDITDDSDPLNITKGNPGLKPSFTNELRFFYNNYIQSHQRAIMANLDFTSTRNSISNMVTYNETTGGRISQPQNINGNWTAMGMLMYNTSIDSTGYWNVNTFTTLNYNHYVGYLYQQALKSSTEMTTLSTSVSERLAASYRNDWIEIEPNGSVNYTHARNDLQSTSNLDTWQFSYGMNLNFYTPWGASLSTDIHQNSRRGYNEASMNTNELVWNAQLSQSFLRGKPLTVSVQLYDILKKQSNFSRTISSMMRSDTEYNSVNSYAMVHVIYRMNMFGGKGMHNGMNSGPDGRQGFGNRGGFGGGRPGGGYGGGHHGGGGFGGPMM from the coding sequence ATGAGAAGAATCCTTTTGCTGATTGTGATAGTCTTTATCTCGTCGGCCTATACATCCGCTCAACAGCGTAAAATATCCGGAAAGTTGATAGATGCGGATACAAATGAAGCAATAATGCAGACGACAATACAGCTGCTTAAATCTGACAGTACGTTTATTGGTGGCAGTGTGACATCAGATGACGGAATATTCAATGTCGCAGCACCTTCTAATGGAAGGTATCTTATTAAAATATCTAATGTTGGATATCCTACTATATATAAGAAGATAACCATGGCTGGTGATAAAAATATAGATATGGGGACTATTGTGTATAAGGCTAAAACGATAATGCTTAAGGGGGCTGTTGTTACGGCACATATGGCAAAGGTACAAGTTAAGAAAGATACTTTCATGTATAACGCAGATGCATACCGTACGCCAGAAGGTTCTGCTATAGAAGAATTGGTTAAAAAATTGCCAGGTGCTCAGATTGACGATAACGGGAAAATAACAATTAATGGTAAAGAAGTCAAAAAAATACTGGTCGACGGAAAAGAATTTTTCACAGGTGATACCAAAACAGCTCTTAAGAATCTTCCTACTTCTATTATTGAGAAAATAAAAGCGTACGATGAAAAGAGTGATTTAGCTAAAGCTACTGGAATAGATGATGGCAATGATCAGACTGTTCTTGACTTTGGTGTAAAAAGAGGCATGAAGAAAGGATTTTTTATGAATGCTGATGTTGCTGATGGAACTCATGATCGTTATTCTGGTAGAGTAATGGGTGCAAAAATGCAGGACGATATGCGATATATGATGTTTTCTAATGCTAACAATACAAACGATATGGGATTCCCTGGCGGTGGTCGAGGAGGTGCTTTTGGTGGTGGAAATCAGCAAGGTCTAAACTCTTCTAAAATGTTAGGACTTAATATAAATTACGATAATGGAAAAACATTTTCTCTTAATGGAGGCATCAGATGGAATCATAGCGATGGTGATCAAAGAATAAGGCAGTCTACTGAAAACTTTGTGACCGCTAATGGAGCTTTCTCCAATAGTTTGTCTCAACAATATTCAAGAAGCGACACTTGGAATGGTAATGCACGTTTAGAATGGAAACCTGATTCGATGACAGATATATTGTTCAGACCAACTTTTAGTTATACTACAAGTGATAGTAGGTCTGTCAGTAGTTCTGCTTCATACAATGTAGATCCATATCTTTATGTTACAGACCCTCTCGCTTTGGAGTCAATACAAAAGTTAGCTTCTGACAGTATGATGGTCAATACCCGATTTAATAATTCGGTGAGCAACAGTAATAGCAAAAATGTAAGTGGTACTTTACAGATAAACAGAAGACTTAATGATAAAGGTAGAAGTATTACTCTTGTTACATCTGGTGGTTATTCAACATCAGACAGCAAATCAATATCTTCATCTAATGTGACCTTGTATCAGTTGAAGAATTCTTTAGGTCTTGATTCATTATATCAAACAAATAGATATAATGTAACTCCATCGAAGAATTGGAATTATAGTGTACAGGGAACTTACAGTGAGCCGATTGCAAAGTCTATATTCTTGCAGATGAGTTACCAGTTTCAATATAAATATAGTAAAAGTGATCGAGCAACTTACGACTTTAGTCATCTGAATGGTATATCTTTCCAAGATATAATTCCATCTTATGGCGGTTGGGACAGCTATTTCAATCGTTTTGTAACTACTTCTAATCCAATAGAAAATTATGAGGATAAAAATCTAAGTAGATATTCTGAATATAAGAATTATATACAGGATATAGAGTTGATGCTACGTGTTATAAAACAAAAATATAATTTCAATATAGGCGTTCAGGTTGAACCTCAGAATAATAAGTTTATCCAGAAATATCAGGGCGTACAGACTGATACAACTCGTACAGTGACTAATATAACACCAACATTTGATTTCAGATATAAATTTTCTGATGTCAGTCAACTGAGAATTAATTATCGTGGAAGTTCTACTCAGCCAGGAATGTCTGACCTTCTTGATATTACTGATGATAGTGACCCATTGAATATCACCAAAGGTAACCCTGGATTAAAGCCTTCGTTTACTAATGAACTGAGATTCTTCTATAATAATTATATTCAAAGTCATCAGAGGGCTATTATGGCGAATCTGGACTTTACTTCAACACGTAACAGTATTAGTAATATGGTTACATATAATGAGACAACAGGTGGAAGAATAAGCCAACCTCAGAATATAAATGGAAACTGGACGGCAATGGGTATGTTAATGTATAATACATCCATTGACAGTACGGGCTATTGGAATGTCAATACATTCACGACACTTAACTATAATCATTATGTAGGATATCTTTATCAGCAGGCCTTAAAATCATCAACAGAGATGACGACTCTCAGCACTTCTGTGTCGGAAAGACTTGCGGCTAGTTACCGTAACGATTGGATAGAGATAGAACCGAATGGTAGTGTTAACTATACTCATGCTCGTAATGACTTGCAAAGCACAAGCAATTTGGATACATGGCAGTTTTCTTATGGTATGAATCTGAATTTTTATACTCCTTGGGGAGCATCACTAAGTACAGACATTCATCAGAATAGTAGAAGGGGATATAATGAGGCGTCAATGAATACTAATGAACTGGTATGGAATGCACAATTGAGCCAGAGTTTCTTAAGAGGTAAACCACTTACCGTTTCTGTACAATTGTATGATATACTGAAGAAACAGAGTAACTTCAGCCGTACAATATCTTCAATGATGCGTAGTGATACTGAGTATAATAGTGTAAACAGTTATGCAATGGTACATGTTATATATCGTATGAATATGTTTGGCGGTAAAGGAATGCATAATGGAATGAATAGCGGTCCTGACGGTAGACAAGGTTTCGGTAATAGAGGTGGCTTCGGCGGCGGCAGACCTGGAGGCGGTTATGGTGGAGGTCATCATGGCGGCGGAGGCTTCGGCGGTCCTATGATGTAA
- the pth gene encoding aminoacyl-tRNA hydrolase — MDKYLIVGLGNVGDEYDGTRHNTGFMVLDAFAKASNIVFDDKRYGFVSETSIKGRKVILLKPSTYMNLSGNAVRYWINKENISIEHLLVIVDDLSLPLGSLRLKPNGSNGGHNGLGNIQSVLGTQQYARLRVGIGNEFPRGGQVDWVLGKYNAKDMDILKPNIDNATEIIKSFVLTGIDITMNAFNKKH, encoded by the coding sequence ATGGATAAATATTTGATTGTCGGTTTGGGCAACGTCGGTGATGAATACGACGGAACCCGCCACAACACAGGATTCATGGTATTGGACGCTTTTGCAAAAGCGTCCAATATTGTTTTTGACGACAAACGTTACGGATTCGTTAGCGAGACAAGTATAAAAGGACGTAAAGTGATTCTATTAAAGCCTAGTACGTACATGAATCTGAGTGGTAATGCTGTGCGTTACTGGATTAACAAAGAAAATATATCGATTGAGCATCTACTTGTTATCGTTGATGATTTGTCGTTACCGCTTGGTTCTCTTCGACTAAAGCCAAACGGCAGCAACGGTGGGCATAATGGTCTTGGCAATATACAGTCTGTATTAGGAACTCAGCAATATGCTCGACTTCGTGTCGGCATTGGCAACGAATTCCCTAGAGGAGGACAAGTAGATTGGGTATTAGGAAAATACAATGCTAAAGATATGGATATACTTAAACCTAATATCGATAATGCTACAGAAATTATAAAAAGTTTTGTTCTGACTGGAATTGATATAACTATGAATGCTTTTAATAAGAAGCATTAG
- the purN gene encoding phosphoribosylglycinamide formyltransferase: protein MTNIAIFVSGQGSNCENIIKHFSKSKDIKISLVLSNRADAYALVRAKKYNVPTEVVSKDEFKNENTLMAIMKKYEIDFIVLAGFLLMVPDFLINRYHHKIINIHPALLPKYGGKGMYGHRVHEAIKANREKETGMTVHYVSNVCDGGDIIAQYRTSINPEDTPYDIAAKEMLLEQKYFPSVIEKLIKEDKNKRSL from the coding sequence ATGACTAACATCGCAATTTTTGTTTCAGGTCAAGGCTCCAACTGCGAAAACATCATAAAGCACTTTTCCAAATCAAAAGACATAAAAATATCATTAGTTCTTAGCAACCGAGCAGATGCTTACGCTCTAGTACGTGCTAAAAAATACAATGTACCTACAGAAGTTGTTTCAAAAGATGAATTTAAGAATGAGAATACCTTGATGGCTATAATGAAGAAATATGAGATTGATTTCATTGTGCTTGCAGGGTTTCTTCTTATGGTTCCAGATTTTCTTATTAATAGATACCATCATAAAATCATAAATATCCATCCTGCCCTACTTCCAAAGTATGGTGGTAAAGGCATGTATGGTCATCGTGTACACGAGGCGATAAAGGCTAACAGGGAAAAAGAAACAGGAATGACTGTACATTATGTAAGTAATGTATGTGACGGTGGTGATATTATAGCTCAATACCGCACATCCATTAATCCAGAAGACACTCCATATGATATTGCAGCAAAAGAAATGTTACTAGAACAGAAATATTTTCCTTCTGTAATTGAAAAACTTATAAAAGAAGACAAGAATAAAAGATCTTTATAA
- a CDS encoding RNA-binding S4 domain-containing protein, translating to MMEEARIDKWLWASRIFKTRSIAADACKNGRVTIAGVNVKPSRNIKVGETISVKRSPITYSFRVLQCIEQRVGAKLVPQVYDNVTDQKQYELLEMSRISGFVDRARGTGRPTKKERRSLDSFTEPAEFGFNFDDTDFDEND from the coding sequence ATTATGGAAGAAGCAAGAATTGACAAATGGTTGTGGGCTTCCCGCATATTTAAGACGCGTTCGATAGCTGCAGATGCATGCAAGAATGGACGTGTCACTATTGCCGGTGTTAATGTAAAACCGTCTCGTAATATAAAGGTAGGCGAAACAATTAGCGTAAAGAGATCTCCTATTACATATTCTTTTCGCGTTTTGCAATGCATTGAACAAAGGGTTGGTGCTAAATTAGTACCTCAAGTATATGATAATGTGACAGACCAAAAACAATACGAGCTATTGGAAATGAGCCGAATTAGTGGCTTCGTAGACAGAGCAAGAGGAACAGGTAGACCAACGAAGAAGGAAAGGCGAAGCCTTGACTCTTTTACTGAGCCTGCTGAATTCGGATTTAATTTTGATGATACAGACTTTGACGAAAATGATTAA